A window from Leifsonia shinshuensis encodes these proteins:
- a CDS encoding alpha-ketoacid dehydrogenase subunit beta translates to MVKALNAGLRRALADDPKVLILGEDVGPLGGVFRVTEGLQQEFGTQRVVDTPLAEAGIIGTAIGLAMRGYRPVVEIQFNGFVFPGFDQITTQLAKMTNRHSGKMRFPVVIRIPHGGHIGAVEHHQESPEAYFAHTAGLRVVAPSTPHDAYWMIQEAIRSDDPVVFFEPMSRYWPKGEVDLVENATPLHASRVVRTGTDATVVAWAGMVSVALRAAELAAEEGRSIEVVDLRSLSPIDYAPVVASVQKTGRLIVAQEAPGNVSVGSEVAATVTEKAFYSLEAPVIRVAGFDVPFPPAKLEELYLPDADRILEAVDRALAY, encoded by the coding sequence GCCGCGCGCTCGCCGACGACCCGAAGGTGCTCATCCTCGGCGAAGACGTCGGTCCCCTCGGCGGCGTCTTCCGCGTGACTGAGGGCCTGCAGCAGGAGTTCGGGACGCAGCGCGTCGTCGACACCCCGCTCGCGGAGGCGGGCATCATCGGCACCGCGATCGGGCTCGCGATGCGCGGGTACCGCCCGGTCGTCGAGATCCAGTTCAACGGCTTCGTCTTCCCCGGCTTCGACCAGATCACGACGCAGCTCGCCAAGATGACGAACCGTCACAGCGGGAAAATGCGCTTCCCCGTGGTCATCCGCATCCCGCACGGCGGGCACATCGGCGCCGTCGAGCACCACCAGGAGTCGCCGGAGGCGTACTTCGCGCACACGGCCGGCCTCCGCGTGGTCGCGCCGTCGACGCCGCACGACGCCTACTGGATGATCCAGGAGGCGATCCGCTCCGACGACCCCGTGGTCTTCTTCGAGCCGATGAGCCGCTACTGGCCCAAGGGCGAGGTCGACCTGGTCGAGAACGCGACCCCCCTGCACGCGAGCCGCGTCGTCCGTACCGGTACCGACGCGACGGTCGTCGCGTGGGCCGGCATGGTCAGCGTCGCGCTCCGCGCGGCCGAGCTCGCCGCCGAGGAGGGGCGCAGCATCGAGGTCGTCGACCTGCGGTCGCTCTCCCCCATCGACTACGCACCGGTCGTGGCCTCGGTGCAGAAGACCGGGCGCCTGATCGTCGCGCAGGAGGCGCCGGGGAATGTGTCCGTCGGCTCCGAGGTCGCGGCGACGGTCACCGAGAAGGCGTTCTACTCGCTCGAAGCCCCGGTGATCCGCGTCGCCGGCTTCGACGTCCCGTTCCCGCCGGCGAAACTCGAGGAGCTCTACCTCCCCGACGCCGACCGCATCCTCGAGGCCGTCGACCGAGCGCTGGCGTACTGA